The following DNA comes from Anopheles arabiensis isolate DONGOLA chromosome 3, AaraD3, whole genome shotgun sequence.
CAGTGGGCACAGAAGGTATGGACGGATTTTacctgtaaaactcttcaacaTCCCTTCCGTCTATTAATGTAATGCCCAATTCGCTCTAGCCCGAGCGCCCGAATGCAGTAAAATGGTCTCGATATAAATACCCTGCGCCCAGAGACGGGCCGGTCAGATGGCCCCTTGTTTCTACGCTCACACCAATTTGTGTTCGGTTGTTGGTGATGGTTATAGCATAgcttttgaaaagaaaattggAATGTGTGGCACTCTAAATTTACGCCGacaccgctgccaccgccgctGCCATCAGCGTCACACGAAAGCACGCGTCACGGCTACACATGCTGCTGCGGTGGTTTTGCGTCTTGCCCGAAACCCCCCCCCTCAGGTTACACCCACATTGTCACAGCGCGGCCGCGCCGCGCGTGTACTTCAAACAAGTTGCGCACGAGGATGGTTTGacgtttatttaatttacctTTCCCTGTGTGAGTGTAAGGGCGACTCGTTTTAGCCTCGTTTTAAACATAATTAACTTCACTCTCATTGTTACAAGTGCAcatgggagcttctcaatccgtcAAGTGACAAACGCTTGCAATGGGCTACTTGGATGAGGATGCATGTCAGATGCACGTGACTGCAGCGTGCACGATCGGCAAGCGGTGTTGTGATCGTTGCCAATCTTTGCATTTCTCACCCTGTGAACGCCGAgttgaatttgaatttaacgTGTATTAGAGTGCATGAATATGGGCTCTACATGCATTACTGTAAAATAAGTCATACATTTCCGGTGCAAAGTTCAAGCAAAGTAACAGCAACACCGATAAGAGAGTATTATCTTTATCAAGCTCGAAGCGACTGAGCAGTTTTCTGAGCGgtatcttcctttttttgcgctGTAACTCATTATCGCGCCTCCCCCCGGTAACAGCGCACGCTCTTCACAACAGCGCAAtgcattcttttctttcttttttttttgacacacATTGCACCTACGAAAGCCTGAAGGTGTTATCTGTTCAACGATTATCACCTGCCGATACGCGTGTTCGCAGGCGGCGTTGGGTAGACCACGCGGGAAGCGCTGATAAGATAACGCACTGCTGAGCTGAGCGCTTACAACTTACGGACGACCTTTGCTTACGTCGTGCAGCAGTGGTAGGGGGTTGTTGGACCATTCGTCATGCTGCTTATCTGCTAGGAAAGGTTTTAACCAGTGTGCGAAAAGGAGAAAGCAGCTCTCCAGACCTTTCCAGGTGATTAGTAAGGAGGAAAGGGTTAATTCGAACGACGGCTGTGGTTTATCATTAATGCATGCTTTAAAACCGGCATGAACATGATTGTAgttgtgtggtggtgggaTGTATTTGTGGTTTATTTTGAACCATAGCGCTAGGTCACATGTGTTGCTATTCCCATTCGATCGAAGTTAATAGAATTTCAAGcgatggttttatttattgattcttTTGTTTCCATACGCGGAACGAAATATCACACCACAAACAGTATAGAAATGTCGTATCGCTGAAGGGTTTCTCTCGGAACTGTAAACGTTGATTCGTTTCATTTCCCCTCTGTATTACATGTTGTTTCCTAAATTGATGCGTAATTTCCCTCTTAATATTAATGTGCGCCCCATTTTCTGCTCTGTTTTGTAAACCCATTGCAGCTCATTGGTTCGCCGAACGTTTGCTACGCTAGCGAAAAGTCGACCGTCGATCCGAAGGAACGGTTGATGACGCTGAAAACGATCAACCTCACCTTTGGCAGCTTTCTTTCAGTGTACGAAACGCTCAGCTACGTTCCACACCCGACCGATCCGTCGAAAACGCTGCTGAAACAGGAGGCCACGGTACAGGTCGAAGGTGTCCCACTCAACCGATACATGGAGGACGTGCTGACGAAGAACATCAGCACCAATGCCGGCAAGGGACGCCAGGGGCTGGAATGGGTGATAGGAAAGCTGAATGCTGAGGTACGTTGCACACAGAGAGGGGACAGGTTTGGATTGTTGGATACTTGCTGTAAACTAATACGActttccattttccctttGCTTCCAGATGAAAGAACTGGCCAACAGTGCGGCAACCAGCACGAACGAAATCCTGACACAGACCAAAAAATCGCTGGACGACATCACGGACCAGGCGCGCAAGAGCATGGACGAACTGAGTGCCACCGCTCAGAAGATACACATATAGTAACAAACGCTGCAAGGCGGCGGCGATGGCCGCAACATCGAAGGCCAGTGGTGGCGAATCGGGCGGCGGCGAACCGTCGAAGGGCGCCATCGGAACGCCGGATGGTGGTAAGGGTGATGATGCTGGAGCACCATCGCCACCAATCCCTACgggttcatcatcatcatcatcatcatcatctacgCTTCTTTTTGGACGCTATCGGCAAGAGCAGGCTAGAAACGGTGCCGCCTTTCCCCCCGGTTCAGCAAGGCCGGCTGCTGCAGCGGCTACCAAAAGtaacaccaacagcaacacgCAACCCTCGGCAACGAAGGGGTGGCCTGGCAAACGCGCCCAGCCTGAAGGAAAGGACAACACGTCCGTTCCGGATCGTTCAACGAATGGCATTCGCTCGGGAGATGGAataaaaccagcagcagcaacaacatcaacaacaactaGTGCCTCAACCAGAGAGCAGCAACAGTCCCGTTCTTCTGCTCCTacatcgtcgtcctcctcctcttccgcGTCCGCATCGTCGAAAAGTGCGCGCGGGAGTTGATTCTGGGACCGCAGCGCAGCGAAGAAGGGGGAACCAAGCAAACACGGGTTTGGCATTTAGGGAGCATTGCTCCCTGTTGGTTCCATTATGCCAgtcagttcctttttttctataagGCTCGCACTTCCCCTAGCGTCCCTTTGAAAATGTATTTCGATCCACAtgtctctctcacacacacacacaccgtttaCACACCGCTTCTGTCCTACGTTTATTATTCCCATTTCGAGGTTCCCATTGCAGTATGCCATTTGTTTGTATTAGTAATTTATATACGCAAATACTGGTGATAACATAGTGTTTAACGTACGTAAAGAGAGCACACGTTGGATGttgaaggttgtttttttttctcggaaaacggaaaaaaatGAACTAAAGAAGGAAGCAAAATGAAACGATAAAGTAATTCTTAAATCTATATTATGTAATCCGTTCGGAagcgaaggaaggaagaaagaagGATTTGAAAGAAATGAACTGAAATCAGAAACCGCAGGACAGACACGAGACGACGAACGTTGATGATGCACGGGAGATTGACACCCCCGGAGTATAGCAAACGGGTGTCTGCTCTGCTGTACCGTTTGCACGATGCTGTAAATAATAGCTAACTGCgcaatttattacattttatcaGGCAACAACCCCCCGTTTCGTAGTCGATTCCCGAACAAAGCCGGAACACAAGACACGACAGACAGGTGCACGTGAGCGCGATTGCACAAAAAGGTATAAAAATGGCATACAGTGGAGGAGAGGCTGGATTAACGTAGTGTTTAAATAGCCACAAGTTTTACtcgtttcctttccctttttgtgttgttcattatttttttgctgtagTTGCTATaagtttaaatataattaGGAACTTTTCAAATTATCACACAAATGCTGTGCGGGAGAGACACGTTGATGAATGAAGTGAATCAAAAGTGTGAAGTGTGTTTAATGTGCGTTTTCTTGCGGGATGAGAATAATTATGAGAATGGGAATTAACACCAACTAAGCTTTGAAATGCTTTACATTTTGTGTACGGTTTGGTGTTTGGTTTGGAACGGTATAAAGAAGATTGTAAaatcaatgtaaaaaaaacacgtgctAGTAAGAACTATGGAAGGTTTACTTACCATTAAAAGGATCAACGTATCGAAACGTATGTACACAGCAAAGCTACAGAAGAGTTATTGCATTGCAGTAAATAGCGAAAGCTTCAAAAGATTACCTATTTTCTTACCACCAAGATTAGGCATACATTCAATCAGCTGCAAAGTTCGGAGTTCCTTCAATCAAAATGAGCCCAAATGACGGGGGAAGGCGAAAAACCAAtataagaaagagagaaagggaaagcGAGATCGAGTTGTCTATGTTTACACCCACTTTACAGTTTGAATAAGTCACGAACTTTAGTTTTTGTGAAAGCAACATCAAAGCGAACATAATAATTTATACTTTATAAAGGAAAATCAATCTGCTCCACAGCAGCTAAGGACGGAAAATGCGAAAATGAAAGTGTGTATCAAATCAATCATCCAAAACgatgtaaaataaacaatctaaaaacaaaaacaaaccgcgAATTAGTCTTCTCCccttattatttcattcattccatttgctttctttcccacGGGCAGCGCCGAAACACTCTTGCTagataaaaattatttttattttttcatcataTATTTACAAATGATTTtgggcatttttgttttgttggtttcatccgttttttttgttttgttttgctttttttgttcgtttttgttgtaGAGTTCTgagttttttggttttcattaaattttttaatattttgtttaaatttaatttaaatgtggCAACAATAAAGAattaatcatgttttttttgttcgcgtatttttttttgtttgcatttttttcagtGTTTGCGTATTCCtttcctctatctctctctatcgctttctttctctctgtttctcatATCAATTATATTACTTGATAAGGTGTagtgaatttgtgtgtgtttgtgtttttttttgtagtgtaTTGTAGTGTACGCTTGCGAGctacttgttttgttttctcatcTTTTAGTCACATTTGTTTACCACACTCTGTTTTTACTAGCAGTTGTTCCGATTTTACCGAGGGAAGTGTATCCGGAACCGGAATGAACCTTTGACTGCCTATGCGATGCgtttatgtgtatgtgagtgtttttttctctttcggtAAGGTaattgtatatgtgtgtgtaatggtGTGTATACTAGTAACTGTATGAAGAAATAGCTtacgcgtgtatgtgtgtgtgtttccacgTTTTCTCCCGTCccgttttctttaaatttatgtTGTAAGTCAGCTCGCTTTTTTGCATAAAGATCATTTGTTTGaaatcttttctttcttttatcgCTTCTTTTTAGTCTAACTATTGggtgtcttgtttttttcttcttcttctgctcgtCTTCtatgttttttctcttctttttttcttgttttgctctttagttttaatttgttacacacttttctttttttagttttatcatgactttagtttttttgttgttgcgatttttcttgtttttctttttttcattactaGCTGATATCATACACCTTCACGTATGATGGCTTAAAAGCGAATCGGTTTGAATAAAGAGGACCCGTAACCAATTTCTCAACCCCAACCCAAGTGCCCCCTTACCTCTCTACTAGAgccattttgttgttgctgttgtgttgttttgcgcataatgtgtctgtgtttgtgtgttatgtgtgaatgtattttccttttttttgggggaaagACAGAgaaggttttgtgtgtgtatgtgtgtgtgtcaagcctGCTTTCAAACGATCCATCTGGCTTCAGAGTGGAAAACGACACGATCATTCAAATGGAGCAATGGAGTACTGACTCTTCCACGTgagaaattgaaaatcattttttctggttgtttttgtgttcgatttttgtattttttctttgtttgtttgatttaaagCGAGTATAATTGTTATCGAAGAAAAAGTATGTAAATAACAGTTTGTTGGATGCTGTTCTCCTTTCGTGTTCGATCGTGGACTGTTCAACTGTTTCTATTTATATTTTACACAAACTCTTACCTACATAAAGTGGGGGTTTCCTCCCGACCAGGCGGGCGAGACTTTTTACCAAACAAATTGCCTTTTTACTAATAAATTACACTACAAACATCGAACGTAACAAGCATTAAATCATtcgaaggaaacaaaacattaacattGCTTAAACAACTAAACATAAATATACAGGCTTTTTGATGCAGTTGATGCACTGGTTGCGCAAAAGGATAAAAACAAACGCGCGCCACAAGGCAAAGGCGTTGGAAGAGTGGTTTTGTTGGTGAAAACAGAGCGAACAATAATGGCCGTACGGCGCACGTAAATGTAACCTATCTCACTGGCTCCCAGACAGCTAATATCGTTCGTGtaacagtagtagtagtagtagtagtagtagtagtagtccCTTGGCAGTAGCTCAAACGTAGtcgttttgcaaacaaaacctaAAGTGTAAACGTGATCGTCTCGGAGAAACGACACAAAGTGCGGCATACGATCATGTCCAGTCCACTGCGCTTTCCCCTTGCATCACTTTCTATGTACACGGATCGGCCTTTCGCGCCCCCTTCCCCCCCaaaacatgtgtttgtgtgtatgtgagtcaTGGTGGAGTCGCTTCGAatgtcctctctctctctctctctctcccggtaGGACTGCTGGAAGCGAAACCACCAACAAGAAAAACTGTTTAACGTACACTAACGAGTTGAGTTTGCTGCCCACTAGCACTGTatgtttgctgctgttctcctgtgttttttgtttcttgtgtttgtatgtgtgtttgtgtgtttaagtgGAAAACTCtcttgcgtttgttttgtttttctcatattttttgttgttgttgcattaTTAACTTGAAGAATACTTGAAGAAATAAGAGGAAACAGCACTTTCAGTGGCGTAATAGaagtttgtatgtgtttttttgtatgtttttttacaactttttaccttttttgcttactttttcCCCATTCTTTTCAACACTACTTTCGGcaatttcatttcttttctaaTCTCACTTATGAATCCATGATTTACTTTTTTCTTAAATCGCGTTTTAACTTCTTTTACACTCTTTACtcttgtttgtgtatttttttcttctcttcttcttacTTTTCCTTTCTGCATACTACTTTGTTCATTTCGCTAGAACGAATGCGGGTAAAACTTGGGAAAGAAtagctttgttgttgttgttgctgttgttgttgttgtttgttgatttataTTACAGCTtttctgtgctgtgtgtgtcagtgtatgtatgtgtgcgtttgtaaAGGATATATGCACACCAAAAccatgcacacatacatacacacgcacacaggccCAGAGACGATAGCAACCTCCATGCGCCTACAAAGGCAGACATATGTGACGCACGCGCGCgctatatgtgtgtgagtgtgtgagtgtttgtgtgtgattagTTAAATATGCTTTTAACTTTACACAGCTTTctagcttttttgtttatttacttctgtttatcttctcttttttatatCAGTGCAAGGCAATTGGTATATAGcaaatatattttgttttgttcttttcctctttttcagcgattttttcttcttctattctcATCTCGATTTTACTCTTTCGCTTTCTATGTTTCCCCcactttccatttcctttttaTGCGTCAAAGGTATAATATCCATAGGTTGGGcgttcagttttttttgtatgttttcttttttcgtttttgttagaTTGGTTTAGCTTTTTACAAGTAgagagttctttttttttggttttgctttctgtttctgttttatcTACCTCTTCCGTTTGTTGAGTACCACGATGCAggagttttgcgttttttgtttgtttgtttaacttATCTTGTCTTTCTAACTTGTCTCGTCTTGCCGAACGCATTGAACGTGCTACAACAGtgtggattgtgtgtgtgtgggtttttgcTACGTTTTGCATTAAAGTATTTTGATAATAGTATTTATAATCACAATTCAGGGCAAACAACGTGAGAGCATGTTTGCATACACTGCCTGATACGCGCGCGGGGCGTCCTCTCTTCGGGGCCTGCCATTCGTGCTCCTTAATTTCCGGATGAGtaggtgtttgtttgtttgattgtttgtgaTTATATGTTTTAATGATGTGAAAGTCGTACCGCTCTGACGTCATTTTCCTCTTTTGCATACGGAAGAGTGGGAAGAGAAGAAATCAATCCTTTTGGGACAGTGGTTTCATTCAGTTAGTGGATGTTTCTTGTGGAAGAAAGAAACGATCAAACGATCGTACGGGCTTTGATCGACGTTGGTAAGTTAGTTTAGTATTGAATTGATTAAtgttttaacaattttatatGCTTTTTCTCCCCTTAAATGTGCtaagtgtgtgtctgtgtgtgagtgtgtggcgaTGGTTGTGCGAGTTGTGAATTGTTTGCGTTGTGTTaccatttttatctttttgtttattttcgaAACCATAGCTTGTTCTCAGGTATGCTGTGCCCGATCAACCACGTTTGTCCAACTTCCTTCTCCTTTTGCTGCTCGTTCCTGTTCGCTCTGTGTTTTATCTATTTATATCATCTTTATCATTTGTCCAACACTTTCACGCCTCCCCATTACGTCTAAAAAAGCACCTAACATCTAATCAATCAACGATCGAGAAAGAAGatggggatgggggggggggggggggaaagggaaaaggaaaacctAGACCCAAGTCAAGTCAAGCTCTGTATGAttctttgtttggtttgtttttagtaaatggaatatgtatgtatgtaatgTTATTGTGTGAGTTTTATGTTCTCTCTtttgttgctcctttttttggggtttatttttcgattattttgttcgtttttttttgcttaaagaatgaaaaaggaagaaaaacctCGCGGCCTAGTTCCCGCTCGACTCACTGCATTCTCACCCCCTTGTAGGCAAGaagtgatcgtgatcgtgcaTTTGGTGAAGGGGAGTATTTAATGTATTTTACAAAAGACACCCTCACACACGTTTAGTTACACGTTCACGCAACCCAACTGCATATATCTATGTTATGTATATAAATTCGACTTAAATAATGACTTTTAAATATGGTATGGTAGTTCAATGCATCGATTCAATTTGCATGCTTAACGTTACGCAAGTTAATAATAtggttttgctctttttttacGCGATTGTTCGCCtctttttgtgtctgtgtttgttttactttcttctctttttttttgggtaaaGGAGCGGGATTGGGAGATGTAAGCAAATGTTGTTATTACTTTACAAAATCagagtttttccttttttccgtgCCAGCAATCGTGCGTGTGAATCAAAGACGCCGAAATGTGCAAATGGACCGAAAATAAGGGAGGTTTTCCGACTCATTTTCAGCCCGCACACATTGTGTCTTGAGGCGCTTGCACAGGCACACCAGGCCAAAAACACTGTGTTTCTCTCTGCGTGTGGTTGTTTACATACCAGGCGTCAATCAATGCAGGCGATTTAATTGTTAAATTGTTTGATAAACCTTTACAATTTACCTAAAGTTAAATTTAAAGCTTTTCTCATACACTACGCCCGCAGCCGGTACGGCCGTCGCTTCACAAACGCTGCAAATGGGCTTGAAATTGGAGTTGGTTTTGCGGTATGGATCTTGTTCTAATGTATTTAACTGTTCAAATCATTCTGCAAATCAACAGGCTTCTACTATGGCTGTCGTGTCCGTACTTTCTTGCTTCGTACTTGTGAATGTTTCGGGGGCTTTGTCCTGGTTCTGGTCACACATTTTGGCACAATCAAACGTCATACTATTGGAGAGGAGTGTTCTGGGTGAGCCGTAGCACTCTAGAAGTGTgtgtgaaaacaaacaaaaccgcaaTCCCCATTTCGCCCTTTTGCATTTGCGTCACGATTCGACCCCTACGCGTGCTTtcagtgtctgtgtgtatccGTGTAGTTTGCTTGCAGCttctgcttgcttgcttttaaTATGCCaaataatgttgaattttcttttttccaatGCAGAAGCAATCTTTCTCAACACATTCTTTCATCGCTTCCAAAACGATTTCATTTGCACGAGTGGCGGCGTTTGAGTGAGTGAAGGGTTAGGGTCGCAATCATACCCATTTAGCCTTACGTAGTACATATTTGACATCCCTCTTTTGCTAGcactcttctttctttctctctctctctctctctcccaacTTTTCAAGCTGACAACTTACGCATGGGGCACAATTGagggcggcagcggcagcaggaaGCGAGCATTTACAGTGACAAGGGGTTAGAGAGAAAGGCagaaagagacagacagagagaggaaTAAAACGGGAAGCGAGAGGTCGAGTTGGAGCAGGCCGGAAGGGATTTTGTcaagagaaatagagagagagagagagaaagttgGGTTGTAGATGCGGAACGGGCGGTAAAATAAAATGGTGACGGTTGTGTCACTGTAGTAGGTCACCGTAGGTACTGAACACGTACTGCACACTAAGTCACTAGGGCACTAAGACAACGGGGCAAGCAACTAGACAGAACAGACAGGACAGGCCATCTAGAAAAACTCGGACAGAATAAGATCTAgtagagaaagaagaaagagggaaaagtggaaaagaaaggtaacagagagagagaaagaaacggAACAAGTGAGCCAAAGGGTTTAAGAAACAGATGAAGAAGTTGACAAAAACGAGTGAAAATGGAAggaatagaaaacaaaagggaGCAAAACATGGAAACATTACAGAGGAAACAGAGAAGTAAGTACAGATGAAGATACAAAACACaggtgcaaaaacaaacaagctcaTTGAACCAGACAAAACTAAGGAAAACAAAGTACAGTCAACAACACTATATAtttgtgcaaataaaaaaaactaactgcCGTCACAAAAATTTACATCCAAATCCAAAACAGAACATAGACCGCGCCCCGTCGTGTTGTTT
Coding sequences within:
- the LOC120901414 gene encoding protein slowmo, with the protein product MKIWTSEHVFNHPWETVAQAAWRKYPNPINTAVIGTDVVERRVVDGVLHTHRLVSSKWYFPQWAQKLIGSPNVCYASEKSTVDPKERLMTLKTINLTFGSFLSVYETLSYVPHPTDPSKTLLKQEATVQVEGVPLNRYMEDVLTKNISTNAGKGRQGLEWVIGKLNAEMKELANSAATSTNEILTQTKKSLDDITDQARKSMDELSATAQKIHI
- the LOC120905026 gene encoding uncharacterized protein DDB_G0271670-like, whose product is MAATSKASGGESGGGEPSKGAIGTPDGGKGDDAGAPSPPIPTGSSSSSSSSSTLLFGRYRQEQARNGAAFPPGSARPAAAAATKSNTNSNTQPSATKGWPGKRAQPEGKDNTSVPDRSTNGIRSGDGIKPAAATTSTTTSASTREQQQSRSSAPTSSSSSSSASASSKSARGS